One genomic window of Campylobacter fetus subsp. fetus includes the following:
- a CDS encoding metal ABC transporter permease, which produces MIDAFSFSFMQNALFAGILVSVACGIMGSLIVVNKMTFIAGGVAHGAYGGIGIAFFLGLSPLLGATFFAIALGLLIAFISLKNRDRTDSIIGAIWAFGMAIGIIFIDITPGYNSDLMSYLFGSILAVSSSDLWFMAFIDLLFIAFSIGLYRQICAVSFDSEFAKLRGVDTTLLYYAMTALMSLCVVATIRVVGLILVIALLTIPPYIAEKFSPNLGIMMILAGVISALFTIFGLWLSYSYNLTSGASIILVATICFFGVEVFCTFKSKLKNKTQI; this is translated from the coding sequence ATGATAGACGCTTTTAGTTTTAGTTTTATGCAAAATGCTCTTTTTGCCGGAATATTAGTAAGCGTGGCGTGTGGCATTATGGGCTCTCTTATAGTTGTAAATAAAATGACTTTTATAGCAGGCGGAGTTGCGCACGGAGCATATGGCGGTATAGGAATAGCATTTTTTTTAGGCTTAAGTCCACTTTTGGGTGCTACTTTTTTTGCCATAGCACTTGGACTTTTAATAGCTTTTATAAGCCTTAAAAATAGAGATCGTACAGATAGCATAATAGGTGCTATATGGGCGTTTGGTATGGCTATAGGTATTATTTTTATAGATATTACTCCAGGATATAATAGCGATCTTATGAGTTATCTTTTTGGATCGATTTTGGCTGTTTCTAGCAGTGATTTATGGTTTATGGCTTTCATAGATCTGCTTTTTATAGCTTTTAGTATAGGACTTTATAGGCAAATTTGCGCAGTAAGTTTTGATAGCGAGTTTGCTAAACTTAGAGGAGTCGACACAACGCTTTTATACTATGCAATGACGGCTCTTATGTCTCTTTGCGTGGTAGCCACTATAAGAGTAGTCGGACTTATACTTGTTATAGCTCTTCTTACTATACCTCCTTATATCGCTGAAAAGTTTAGTCCGAATTTAGGTATTATGATGATTTTAGCAGGCGTTATATCTGCACTTTTCACTATTTTTGGTTTGTGGCTTAGTTATAGTTATAATCTTACGAGTGGTGCTAGCATTATCTTAGTCGCCACGATCTGCTTTTTTGGTGTTGAGGTATTTTGCACATTTAAGTCTAAGCTAAAAAATAAAACTCAAATTTAA
- a CDS encoding metal ABC transporter ATP-binding protein: MTVELKNVTFGYDGSTILKNISLVYHSSDFLSIIGPNGGGKSSLLRLMLGLIAPLKGSVLIDGKSPKELCKFIGYVPQHIPINKAFPMSVLEIVLMGRLDNKIFGFYSKKDKELAMNALKKVSMQDFYKRGIGELSGGERQRVYIARALCSDAKILMLDEPTASIDTEGQAEIYTRLKDINATGIGIVIVSHDINMAISFASKVAYVSRELFLHSIDGRDKQSFIEHLSRSHDHFCDVEIALKKCGCKEHV; this comes from the coding sequence ATGACAGTAGAATTAAAAAACGTAACATTTGGTTATGACGGCTCTACTATCTTAAAAAACATAAGTTTAGTCTATCATTCTAGTGATTTTCTTAGCATAATAGGACCGAACGGAGGCGGCAAAAGCAGTCTTTTGCGTCTTATGTTAGGTCTTATCGCTCCTTTAAAAGGCAGCGTATTAATAGACGGTAAAAGCCCAAAAGAGCTCTGTAAATTTATAGGGTATGTTCCTCAGCATATACCTATAAATAAAGCATTTCCTATGAGTGTTTTAGAAATTGTTTTAATGGGTAGACTGGATAATAAAATATTTGGATTTTACTCAAAAAAAGATAAAGAATTAGCTATGAATGCACTTAAAAAAGTTTCTATGCAAGATTTTTATAAAAGAGGAATAGGAGAATTAAGCGGCGGAGAGAGACAAAGAGTTTATATAGCAAGAGCACTTTGCAGCGATGCTAAAATTCTTATGCTAGATGAGCCTACGGCTAGTATAGACACAGAGGGTCAGGCAGAAATTTATACTAGACTTAAAGATATAAACGCAACTGGTATAGGTATAGTTATAGTAAGTCATGATATAAATATGGCTATAAGTTTTGCTAGTAAGGTTGCTTATGTTAGTCGCGAACTGTTTTTGCATAGCATAGACGGTAGAGACAAGCAGAGTTTTATAGAGCATTTGAGTCGCTCTCACGATCATTTTTGTGATGTTGAGATAGCTTTAAAAAAGTGCGGCTGTAAGGAGCATGTATGA
- a CDS encoding DUF1007 family protein: MKVVFLTLILLLQSAFGCALCSLYSPTAHTEISFIEDDDKIKDAKVKWIFSENFTELTFKTYDINSNLKLEEDELSEIQKALLDYLEPKDYLMDFSYYDGEEKSKKLNLKANEVKTAIEDGRLVFTFLFPLNLDLKDGRVIRISIFDTQEYFNFKIADSSAYETKSGLFINPNINLNIAFYEIDKEKKTNPDKPSLASIIPKNTNPSNADESPKYDSTQNATLDSLKDIDRIDEEKYNLLAKVSTNYLDNLKMLIKDSSGSGVFAILLVSFVYGFLHAAGPGHGKLLTTSYFAANRASYMKAISLSLKIGFLHVIGALILVYVMMFVINAFITKATNEAASITTKISAVIIILIAIFMIFTKLKIFFKSKKIKFKTISDQSKIYTKIFNYSNSNHEHNGTCGCVCASFSSGFPRSVYEWMLVFAAALVPCPGTVLVFVLAFSLGSFGIGLASAFMIGLGMASVIFIAAVFGKSMNDSLFKFKNLRVYLEFLALALMIVLGVYMFIISSRVSVL, from the coding sequence ATGAAAGTAGTTTTTTTAACTTTAATTTTATTATTGCAAAGTGCGTTTGGATGCGCGCTTTGCTCACTTTATTCACCTACGGCTCATACTGAGATAAGTTTTATCGAAGATGATGATAAAATAAAAGATGCAAAAGTCAAATGGATATTTTCTGAGAATTTTACCGAATTGACTTTTAAAACATATGATATAAACTCAAATTTAAAACTAGAAGAAGATGAATTATCAGAGATTCAAAAAGCTCTTTTGGACTATTTGGAGCCTAAAGATTATTTAATGGATTTTTCGTATTATGACGGAGAGGAAAAAAGCAAAAAACTAAATTTAAAAGCAAATGAGGTAAAAACCGCTATCGAGGACGGAAGACTCGTTTTTACATTTTTATTTCCTTTAAATTTGGATTTAAAAGATGGTAGAGTAATTCGAATAAGTATATTTGATACGCAAGAGTATTTTAACTTCAAAATCGCAGATTCTAGTGCATATGAGACAAAAAGTGGACTTTTCATCAATCCAAATATAAATTTAAATATTGCATTTTACGAGATTGATAAAGAGAAAAAAACAAATCCCGATAAGCCTAGTTTAGCTAGTATAATACCTAAAAATACGAACCCCTCAAATGCGGATGAAAGTCCAAAATACGACTCTACGCAAAACGCTACTTTGGATTCTTTAAAAGATATAGATAGAATCGATGAAGAAAAATATAATCTTTTAGCAAAAGTTAGTACAAATTATCTTGATAATTTAAAGATGCTTATTAAAGATAGCAGCGGTTCTGGAGTGTTTGCTATTTTGCTAGTTTCGTTTGTTTATGGATTTTTACATGCTGCTGGTCCGGGACATGGAAAACTTCTTACTACTAGCTATTTTGCGGCTAACCGCGCTAGTTATATGAAGGCGATCAGCTTGTCCTTAAAAATCGGCTTTTTGCATGTTATTGGAGCGTTGATTTTGGTTTATGTTATGATGTTTGTTATAAATGCTTTTATAACAAAAGCTACAAACGAAGCTGCTAGTATCACGACAAAAATCTCGGCCGTCATAATTATATTAATAGCTATTTTTATGATTTTTACTAAATTAAAGATATTTTTCAAATCAAAAAAAATTAAATTTAAAACAATTAGCGATCAATCCAAAATATATACCAAAATTTTTAACTATTCAAATTCGAATCATGAACATAACGGTACTTGCGGCTGTGTTTGCGCCTCTTTTTCTTCAGGATTTCCTCGCTCGGTTTATGAGTGGATGCTTGTTTTTGCCGCAGCTCTTGTACCTTGCCCAGGAACAGTGCTTGTTTTTGTTTTAGCATTTAGTTTAGGTAGTTTTGGTATAGGATTGGCAAGTGCTTTTATGATAGGTCTTGGTATGGCTAGTGTGATATTTATAGCGGCGGTATTTGGTAAAAGTATGAATGATTCGTTATTTAAATTTAAAAATCTTAGAGTTTATCTTGAGTTTTTAGCTCTTGCTTTAATGATAGTTCTTGGTGTTTATATGTTTATTATTTCAAGTAGAGTTAGTGTTTTATGA
- a CDS encoding metal ABC transporter solute-binding protein, Zn/Mn family, with product MNKFLCVLCIGAAFIYAKPVVTTSILPTKYFVEQIAGDSVDVNYMVNAGADPHIYEPRPEQMKNLEKSDIFFAVGMEYENTWLPRFAKSYPSLDIIKTQKGVPLITSEAHEHGDHDHEKHDHAKQHKDSYYGIFDDNDVKDRDISDWNGDFNSVYPYLIDGSLDPVLEAKASSPNSDKNFNEYKKQYEKGYKSSINRIVINNGNISFYTSNGVNTGKYAYKGYEILTYKSGKKGVRYQLENIDKNSNAPKFIQFSDHEIGPAKISHFHIYMGDDSFKTLSLELENWPTFYKSNMKKADIIEDMLEHIDRNFDTHIWVDPLLVKIQAKNIADALIAHYPKNKALYEANLAKFQNELDMLDSYIKEQLASVKNRNFIVYHPSWVYFAKRYGLNQIAIETEGKEPKPAQLANIIKEAKEENVKVIFVAPQFSKKAAQLIAKEAGANVVEIDNLAEDWVESMKNTANAFKEGL from the coding sequence ATGAACAAATTTCTTTGCGTTTTATGTATAGGCGCTGCATTTATATATGCAAAACCAGTTGTAACTACTAGCATTTTACCTACGAAGTATTTTGTTGAGCAAATAGCAGGAGATAGTGTAGACGTAAATTATATGGTAAATGCCGGTGCCGATCCTCATATTTATGAGCCGCGTCCCGAACAGATGAAAAATCTAGAAAAAAGCGATATATTTTTTGCCGTTGGAATGGAATACGAAAATACGTGGCTTCCAAGATTTGCTAAAAGCTATCCGAGCTTAGATATAATCAAAACTCAAAAAGGTGTTCCGCTTATAACTAGCGAGGCTCATGAGCATGGAGATCACGACCATGAAAAACACGATCACGCTAAACAACATAAAGATAGTTATTACGGAATTTTTGATGATAATGATGTAAAAGATAGAGATATCAGCGACTGGAACGGAGATTTTAATAGTGTATATCCGTATTTGATCGATGGTAGTCTTGACCCTGTTTTAGAAGCCAAGGCAAGCTCTCCAAATAGCGATAAAAATTTCAACGAGTATAAAAAACAGTATGAAAAAGGCTATAAAAGCAGTATAAATCGTATAGTTATAAACAACGGTAATATAAGTTTTTATACTTCTAACGGTGTAAATACTGGAAAATATGCTTATAAAGGTTATGAAATTCTAACATATAAAAGCGGTAAAAAAGGTGTCAGGTATCAGTTGGAAAATATAGATAAAAATAGTAATGCACCTAAATTTATTCAGTTTAGCGACCATGAGATCGGTCCTGCAAAAATCTCTCATTTTCATATTTATATGGGAGATGATAGTTTTAAAACTCTTAGTTTAGAACTTGAAAATTGGCCTACTTTTTATAAATCAAATATGAAAAAAGCAGATATCATAGAAGATATGTTAGAACATATAGACAGGAATTTTGATACTCATATCTGGGTTGATCCTCTTCTTGTTAAAATACAAGCTAAAAATATAGCCGACGCTTTAATAGCTCATTATCCTAAAAATAAAGCTTTATATGAAGCAAATTTAGCTAAATTTCAAAATGAACTTGATATGCTAGATAGTTATATAAAAGAGCAACTAGCTTCTGTAAAAAATAGAAATTTCATAGTTTACCATCCGTCGTGGGTGTATTTTGCTAAGCGCTACGGCTTAAATCAAATAGCTATAGAGACTGAAGGAAAAGAGCCAAAACCGGCTCAGTTGGCAAATATCATAAAAGAAGCCAAAGAAGAGAACGTAAAAGTTATCTTTGTAGCGCCGCAGTTTTCTAAAAAAGCAGCACAGCTTATAGCTAAAGAAGCCGGTGCAAATGTTGTAGAGATAGATAATTTAGCCGAGGATTGGGTAGAAAGTATGAAAAATACGGCAAATGCATTTAAAGAAGGTTTATGA
- a CDS encoding Fur family transcriptional regulator has product MKATTFLQSHNISSTPLRIELVKMLQNANKPISYDEFLSKIKANKTTIYRNLDLLLSKNLIIKNEIEHKSFYELADHAKAYFVCETCHEMEEIEVPNLPGKNIKSAVIKGICEKCS; this is encoded by the coding sequence ATGAAAGCGACTACTTTTTTACAAAGCCATAATATATCTTCAACTCCGCTTAGAATAGAGTTAGTAAAGATGTTGCAAAACGCAAACAAACCTATAAGTTATGATGAGTTTTTGTCTAAAATCAAAGCAAATAAAACAACAATTTATAGAAATTTAGATCTTCTTTTAAGCAAAAATTTGATCATCAAAAATGAAATAGAGCATAAAAGTTTTTATGAGTTAGCAGATCATGCTAAAGCATATTTTGTATGCGAAACATGCCATGAGATGGAAGAAATCGAAGTTCCAAATTTACCTGGTAAAAATATAAAAAGTGCCGTTATAAAGGGTATTTGCGAAAAATGCAGCTAG
- a CDS encoding cytochrome-c peroxidase yields MIKLILILGIITSLFGQIRDEIFMPLTQQKAYNKQKADLGKELFRDKRLSKDKTISCETCHNLEITATGTSNQKLLNPPTLLNSSLNFIFSSKGDIKNLSEQIKKSLTSDKELNSKEEFIVSQINKNPKYEAKFKNLYKDGVTFENSVDALTEFIKALTTPLSRFDKFLAGDKTALSDDEQKGLDIFIRSGCVSCHNGINLGGNIISIMKNEMINTNEILKVPTLRNISLTKPYFHDGRVNELRDAIEMIRSRIHSRKHNEEECELIYKFLLTLEGNTPEILYE; encoded by the coding sequence ATGATAAAGTTAATTCTGATTTTAGGAATTATCACGAGTTTGTTTGGACAGATCAGAGATGAGATATTTATGCCTCTTACGCAGCAAAAAGCATATAACAAGCAAAAAGCAGATCTAGGAAAAGAGCTTTTTAGAGATAAAAGACTAAGCAAAGATAAAACTATCTCTTGTGAAACTTGTCATAATCTTGAAATCACCGCAACCGGAACTTCAAATCAAAAACTGTTAAATCCTCCGACTCTGCTGAATTCCTCTTTAAATTTTATATTTTCTAGTAAAGGAGATATAAAAAATCTCAGTGAACAGATAAAAAAATCATTAACTAGCGATAAAGAACTTAACAGTAAAGAGGAATTTATAGTATCTCAAATAAACAAAAATCCTAAATATGAAGCTAAATTTAAAAATCTCTACAAAGACGGCGTGACGTTTGAAAATTCAGTAGATGCTTTAACTGAGTTTATCAAAGCACTTACTACGCCGCTTAGTCGTTTTGATAAATTTTTAGCAGGAGATAAAACCGCACTCAGCGATGACGAACAAAAAGGACTTGATATATTTATAAGATCTGGCTGCGTTAGCTGTCATAACGGAATAAATTTAGGCGGAAATATAATAAGCATTATGAAAAATGAAATGATAAATACAAACGAGATATTAAAAGTGCCAACGCTAAGAAACATCTCTCTTACAAAACCGTATTTTCACGATGGACGCGTAAATGAGCTTAGAGACGCTATCGAAATGATAAGATCAAGGATACACTCGAGAAAACACAACGAGGAAGAGTGCGAACTGATATATAAATTTCTACTTACTTTAGAGGGAAACACTCCGGAGATATTATATGAATAA